From a single Kitasatospora azatica KCTC 9699 genomic region:
- a CDS encoding transglycosylase domain-containing protein has protein sequence MSEHRRRSPNSGGGEQPPGPPSGQRPYAYGTPPDGAPSYDTPGRPTPRRAGGQSGSRATAQQPRMTRAEMRKAAQKGGRKGDGGGAGKGPGKGGRGDGAKPPGKKRFIDYPRWGKSGVRRWLPSWKQLLTIFLLFFGGGVAAVGTAYAMTSVPQLKDIAPAQNNIYYWADGSEMTRTGQSNRQIVQIADINKSAQDAVIAAENETFRSDNGIDPKGIARAVYNMASGQATQGGSTITQQYVKNAYLSQDQTVTRKLKEFFITLKLNQQVSKDTILEGYLNTSWFGRNSNGIQAAAHAYYGVEAKDLNPCQSAMLAGLLKGAGYYDPSLSAANHTRMFGTPSDPASGRWEWILSKMVKIKAITQDQMDQCTKAGLPEPIKQQPASNLNGQVGYIVDTVNKYIEGKDPSITEAALGHGGYRIHTTLQKDKVDMLSKAVDEMAQKNLDPAKRPNNDNFVQVGAASVVPGDGALVAIYGGPGIDKGQYSNNADTTGVPVGSTFKPYVLATAMQDGVLTQTGPDGKPMRINEDSRYNADDLSTIRKPDGSLVIDTTTGKPFKQKNDESGPQGYVTLRQAMIQSFNVPFVQLGEDVGGPNVAKLANQMGLSMSAMPTSNQSTAAFAIGTSTPSAIQMASGYSVFAARGQQAPMYPVTKVEFNGKALPSFTKAAPKQVLDQAVADNITSVLQDVVQSGTGTKAKAVGRPVAGKTGTTDKGTSAWFDGYTPQLATAVTMFREDASHPGLLSLIGTGGKSSFYGGDLPTEIWASYMKNAVAGMPVTDFPTPQAVNTEVDSSGAPSTASPSASASASDSASATAAPTTQAPTAAPTTQAPTTKGPGGGPETCLPGVDCTSPPATSTKTPGGGSSTGSSCIPLFDCPSGTPTPTATKTKPGGGGGSSTATPTGAGTAAATP, from the coding sequence ATGAGCGAACACCGGCGCCGGTCGCCCAACTCGGGCGGCGGCGAGCAGCCGCCCGGCCCGCCGAGCGGCCAACGCCCGTACGCCTACGGCACTCCGCCCGATGGCGCGCCGTCGTACGACACCCCCGGTCGCCCGACGCCCCGTCGGGCCGGTGGGCAGTCGGGCAGTCGGGCGACCGCTCAGCAGCCCCGGATGACCCGGGCCGAGATGCGCAAGGCCGCTCAGAAGGGCGGTCGCAAGGGCGACGGCGGTGGCGCCGGCAAGGGCCCCGGCAAGGGCGGGCGCGGCGACGGCGCCAAGCCGCCGGGCAAGAAGCGCTTCATCGACTACCCGCGCTGGGGCAAGAGCGGCGTGCGCCGGTGGCTGCCGTCCTGGAAGCAGCTGCTGACGATCTTCCTGCTCTTCTTCGGCGGCGGCGTGGCGGCGGTCGGCACCGCCTACGCGATGACCTCGGTGCCGCAGCTCAAGGACATCGCCCCGGCCCAGAACAACATCTACTACTGGGCCGACGGCAGCGAGATGACCCGCACCGGCCAGTCCAACAGACAGATCGTCCAGATCGCCGACATCAACAAGTCCGCGCAGGACGCGGTGATCGCCGCCGAGAACGAGACCTTCCGCTCCGACAACGGCATCGACCCCAAGGGCATCGCCCGCGCCGTCTACAACATGGCGTCCGGCCAGGCCACCCAGGGCGGGTCGACGATCACCCAGCAGTACGTGAAGAACGCCTACCTGAGCCAGGACCAGACGGTCACCCGCAAGCTCAAGGAGTTCTTCATCACGCTGAAGCTCAACCAGCAGGTGTCCAAGGACACGATCCTGGAGGGCTACCTCAACACCAGCTGGTTCGGCCGCAACTCCAACGGCATCCAGGCAGCGGCGCACGCCTACTACGGCGTGGAGGCCAAGGACCTGAACCCCTGCCAGAGCGCGATGCTGGCCGGCCTGCTCAAGGGCGCGGGCTACTACGACCCCTCGCTGAGCGCCGCCAACCACACCCGGATGTTCGGCACCCCCAGCGACCCGGCCAGCGGCCGGTGGGAGTGGATCCTGAGCAAGATGGTCAAGATCAAGGCCATCACCCAGGACCAGATGGACCAGTGCACCAAGGCGGGTCTGCCCGAGCCGATCAAGCAGCAGCCCGCGAGCAACCTGAACGGCCAGGTCGGCTACATCGTCGACACGGTCAACAAGTACATCGAGGGCAAGGACCCGTCGATCACCGAGGCCGCCCTCGGGCACGGTGGCTACCGGATCCACACCACCCTGCAGAAGGACAAGGTGGACATGCTCTCCAAGGCCGTCGACGAGATGGCCCAGAAGAACCTGGATCCGGCCAAGCGCCCCAACAACGACAACTTCGTCCAGGTCGGCGCCGCCTCGGTGGTGCCCGGGGACGGCGCGCTGGTGGCCATCTACGGCGGTCCCGGCATCGACAAGGGCCAGTACAGCAACAACGCGGACACCACCGGTGTCCCGGTCGGCTCGACCTTCAAGCCCTACGTGCTGGCCACCGCGATGCAGGACGGCGTGCTGACCCAGACCGGTCCGGACGGCAAGCCGATGCGGATCAACGAGGACAGCCGCTACAACGCCGACGACCTGAGCACCATCCGCAAGCCGGACGGCTCACTGGTCATCGACACCACCACCGGCAAGCCGTTCAAGCAGAAGAACGACGAGAGCGGCCCGCAGGGCTACGTGACCCTGCGCCAGGCCATGATCCAGTCCTTCAACGTGCCCTTCGTCCAGCTCGGCGAGGACGTCGGCGGACCCAACGTGGCCAAGCTGGCCAACCAGATGGGTCTGAGCATGTCGGCCATGCCGACCTCGAACCAGAGCACCGCCGCCTTCGCGATCGGTACCTCCACCCCGAGCGCGATCCAGATGGCCTCCGGCTACTCGGTCTTCGCCGCCCGCGGGCAGCAGGCCCCGATGTACCCGGTGACGAAGGTCGAGTTCAACGGCAAGGCGCTGCCCTCCTTCACCAAGGCGGCCCCGAAGCAGGTGCTCGACCAGGCGGTCGCCGACAACATCACCAGCGTGCTGCAGGACGTGGTGCAGAGCGGTACCGGTACCAAGGCCAAGGCCGTCGGCCGCCCGGTCGCCGGCAAGACCGGTACCACCGACAAGGGCACCTCGGCCTGGTTCGACGGCTACACGCCGCAGTTGGCCACCGCGGTCACCATGTTCCGTGAGGACGCGAGCCACCCCGGCCTGCTCTCACTGATCGGGACCGGTGGCAAGAGCTCCTTCTACGGTGGTGACCTGCCGACCGAGATCTGGGCCAGCTACATGAAGAACGCGGTGGCCGGCATGCCGGTGACGGACTTCCCGACGCCGCAGGCGGTGAACACCGAGGTCGACTCCTCGGGCGCGCCGAGCACCGCCTCGCCGTCGGCCTCGGCCTCGGCCAGCGACTCCGCCTCGGCCACCGCGGCGCCGACCACCCAGGCCCCGACCGCGGCGCCGACCACCCAGGCGCCGACCACCAAGGGCCCGGGCGGCGGCCCGGAGACCTGCCTGCCCGGCGTGGACTGCACGAGCCCCCCGGCGACCTCGACCAAGACGCCAGGCGGCGGCAGCAGCACCGGATCGAGCTGCATCCCGCTGTTCGACTGTCCGTCCGGGACGCCGACACCGACCGCGACCAAGACCAAACCCGGTGGCGGGGGCGGCAGCTCGACGGCGACGCCCACCGGTGCCGGCACGGCGGCGGCGACACCGTAG